One window of Delphinus delphis chromosome 12, mDelDel1.2, whole genome shotgun sequence genomic DNA carries:
- the ATRAID gene encoding all-trans retinoic acid-induced differentiation factor isoform X2, with amino-acid sequence MALRGLDSPLTVVPWAAALLLVLSVERALALPEICIQCPGSVQNLSEVALYCKQTSDLMLHARCCLNRKGTILGLDLQNCSLKDPGPYFPQARTAIIMILPEDVNCPGGINAWKTITSYINNQTCQEQRNLCNSTGDPEMCPENGSCAPDGPGRLQCVCAEGFHGYKCMRQGSFSLLMFFGILGSTTLSISTLLWGTQRRKAKAS; translated from the exons ATGGCCCTTCGCGGGCTCGACAGTCCTTTGACCGTGGTGCCCTGGGCTGCAGCCCTACTCCTCGTTCTGAGCGTGGAAAGGGCTTTGGCGCTACCCGAG aTATGCATCCAGTGTCCAGGGAGTGTGCAAAATTTGTCAGAAGTGGCTCTTTATTGTAAGCAGACATCAGACCTAATGCTGCACGCCCGCTGCTGCCTGAATAGGAAGGGCACCATcctggg GCTGGATCTCCAGAACTGCTCTCTGAAGGACCCCGGTCCATACTTTCCTCAGGCGCGTACTGCTATCATCAT GATACTGCCAGAAGATGTCAACTGTCCTGGAGGTATTAATGCTTGGAAAACTATCACTTCTTATATAAACAACCAAACCTGCCAAGAACAAAGGAACCTTTGCAACAGCACTGGGGACCCAG AAATGTGTCCTGAGAATGGATCTTGTGCACCTGATGGTCCAGGTCGCTTGCAGTGTGTTTGTGCTGAAGGCTTCCATGGCTACAAGTGTATGCGCCAG GGCTCCTTCTCACTGCTCATGTTCTTTGGTATTCTGGGATCCACCACATTATCCATCTCCACCCTCCTTTGGGGGACTCAACGTCGAAAAGCCAAGGCTTCATGA
- the ATRAID gene encoding all-trans retinoic acid-induced differentiation factor isoform X1 — translation MALRGLDSPLTVVPWAAALLLVLSVERALALPEICIQCPGSVQNLSEVALYCKQTSDLMLHARCCLNRKGTILGLDLQNCSLKDPGPYFPQARTAIIIDLQANSLQGDLANTFRGFTQLQTLILPEDVNCPGGINAWKTITSYINNQTCQEQRNLCNSTGDPEMCPENGSCAPDGPGRLQCVCAEGFHGYKCMRQGSFSLLMFFGILGSTTLSISTLLWGTQRRKAKAS, via the exons ATGGCCCTTCGCGGGCTCGACAGTCCTTTGACCGTGGTGCCCTGGGCTGCAGCCCTACTCCTCGTTCTGAGCGTGGAAAGGGCTTTGGCGCTACCCGAG aTATGCATCCAGTGTCCAGGGAGTGTGCAAAATTTGTCAGAAGTGGCTCTTTATTGTAAGCAGACATCAGACCTAATGCTGCACGCCCGCTGCTGCCTGAATAGGAAGGGCACCATcctggg GCTGGATCTCCAGAACTGCTCTCTGAAGGACCCCGGTCCATACTTTCCTCAGGCGCGTACTGCTATCATCAT AGACCTGCAGGCAAACTCCCTCCAGGGTGACTTGGCCAACACCTTCCGTGGCTTTACCCAGCTCCAGACTCT GATACTGCCAGAAGATGTCAACTGTCCTGGAGGTATTAATGCTTGGAAAACTATCACTTCTTATATAAACAACCAAACCTGCCAAGAACAAAGGAACCTTTGCAACAGCACTGGGGACCCAG AAATGTGTCCTGAGAATGGATCTTGTGCACCTGATGGTCCAGGTCGCTTGCAGTGTGTTTGTGCTGAAGGCTTCCATGGCTACAAGTGTATGCGCCAG GGCTCCTTCTCACTGCTCATGTTCTTTGGTATTCTGGGATCCACCACATTATCCATCTCCACCCTCCTTTGGGGGACTCAACGTCGAAAAGCCAAGGCTTCATGA
- the ATRAID gene encoding all-trans retinoic acid-induced differentiation factor isoform X3, which translates to MRSFPGQDLVQKFSGALFWRLVPRGRNASSSKPDIKICIQCPGSVQNLSEVALYCKQTSDLMLHARCCLNRKGTILGLDLQNCSLKDPGPYFPQARTAIIIDLQANSLQGDLANTFRGFTQLQTLILPEDVNCPGGINAWKTITSYINNQTCQEQRNLCNSTGDPEMCPENGSCAPDGPGRLQCVCAEGFHGYKCMRQGSFSLLMFFGILGSTTLSISTLLWGTQRRKAKAS; encoded by the exons ATGAGGTCCTTCCCTGGACAAGATCTGGTACAGAAATTCTCTGGTGCGCTGTTTTGGCGCCTGGTTCCAAGGGGAAGAAATGCGTCTTCTAGTAAACCTGACATAAAG aTATGCATCCAGTGTCCAGGGAGTGTGCAAAATTTGTCAGAAGTGGCTCTTTATTGTAAGCAGACATCAGACCTAATGCTGCACGCCCGCTGCTGCCTGAATAGGAAGGGCACCATcctggg GCTGGATCTCCAGAACTGCTCTCTGAAGGACCCCGGTCCATACTTTCCTCAGGCGCGTACTGCTATCATCAT AGACCTGCAGGCAAACTCCCTCCAGGGTGACTTGGCCAACACCTTCCGTGGCTTTACCCAGCTCCAGACTCT GATACTGCCAGAAGATGTCAACTGTCCTGGAGGTATTAATGCTTGGAAAACTATCACTTCTTATATAAACAACCAAACCTGCCAAGAACAAAGGAACCTTTGCAACAGCACTGGGGACCCAG AAATGTGTCCTGAGAATGGATCTTGTGCACCTGATGGTCCAGGTCGCTTGCAGTGTGTTTGTGCTGAAGGCTTCCATGGCTACAAGTGTATGCGCCAG GGCTCCTTCTCACTGCTCATGTTCTTTGGTATTCTGGGATCCACCACATTATCCATCTCCACCCTCCTTTGGGGGACTCAACGTCGAAAAGCCAAGGCTTCATGA
- the SLC5A6 gene encoding sodium-dependent multivitamin transporter, with protein sequence MSVAVSTSAPLPPASDTNMVTSTFSLVDYVVFVLLLVLSLAIGLYHAYRGWGRHTIGQLLLADRKMGCFPVALSLLATFQSAVAILGVPSEIYRFGTQYWFLGCSYFLGLLIPAHVFIPIFYRLHLTSAYEYLELRFNKAVRVCGTVTFIFQMVIYMGVVLYAPSLALNAVTGFDLWLSVLTLGIVCTVYTALGGLKAVIWTDVFQTLVMFLGQLVVIIVGSAKVGGLGHVWDVASQHGLISGIELDPDPFVRHTFWTLAFGGVFMMLSLYGVNQAQVQRYLSSRTEKAAVLSCYAVFPCQQVVLCMGCLIGLVMFAYYQEYPMSTQQTQAAPDQFVLYFVMDLLRGLPGLPGLFVACLFSGSLSTISSAFNSLATVTMEDLIRPWFPHFSEVRATMLSRIIAFGYGLLCLGMAYISSQMGPVLQAAISIFGMVGGPLLGLFCLGMFFPCANPPGAIVGLLAGLIMAFWIGIGSTVSSLGSGRAPTPSNGSSFSLPSNLTAVTMATLMPSTTISKPTGLQRLYSLSYLWYSAHNSTTVIVVGLAVSLLSGGMRGRTLNPRTIYPVLPKLVALLPMSCQKRLHCRTHSQDLSVDTAVFPEKVSNGMLRGSRDKEAVDVPEEGPAPQGISPTFIVQETSL encoded by the exons aTGAGTGTGGCGGTGAGCAcctccgctcccctccccccagcctcagaCACCAACATGGTCACATCCACCTTCTCCCTGGTGGACTATGTGGTCTTTGTCCTGCTGCTGGTCCTCTCCCTTGCCATTGGGCTCTACCATGCCTATCGTGGCTGGGGGCGACATACCATCGGCCAGTTGCTGTTGGCGGACCGCAAAATGGGCTGCTTTCCTGTGGCGCTGTCCTTGCTGGCCACCTTCCAGTCAGCCGTGGCCATCCTGGGTGTGCCGTCCGAGATCTACCGATTTGGGACACAGTATTGGTTCCTGGGCTGCTCctatttcctggggctgctgatTCCAGCACATGTCTTCATCCCAATCTTCTACCGCCTGCATCTCACCAGTGCCTACGAG TACCTGGAGCTCCGGTTCAATAAAGCTGTGCGAGTTTGTGGGACCGTGACCTTCATCTTCCAGATG GTAATCTACATGGGGGTTGTCCTCTATGCACCATCACTGGCCCTCAATGCAG TGACTGGCTTTGATCTCTGGCTGTCAGTGCTGACCCTAGGCATTGTCTGTACCGTCTACACTGCTCTG GGTGGACTGAAGGCAGTCATCTGGACAGATGTGTTCCAGACCCTGGTGATGTTCCTAGGGCAGCTGGTGGTTATCATTGTGGGGTCGGCCAAGGTGGGCGGTTTGGGGCACGTGTGGGATGTGGCTTCCCAGCATGGCCTTATCTCTGGAATCGA GCTGGATCCGGACCCTTTTGTGCGGCACACTTTCTGGACGCTGGCCTTCGGGGGTGTCTTCATGATGCTCTCCTTGTATGGAGTGAACCAGGCTCAGGTGCAGCGCTACCTCAGTTCCCGCACGGAGAAGGCTGCAGTGCT CTCCTGCTACGCCGTCTTCCCTTGCCAGCAGGTGGTCCTCTGCATGGGCTGCCTCATTGGCCTGGTCATGTTCGCCTACTACCAGGAGTATCCCATGAGCACCCAGCAGACTCAAGCAGCCCCTGACCAG TTCGTCCTGTACTTTGTGATGGATCTCCTGAGAGGCCTGCCAGGCCtgcctgggctctttgttgcCTGCCTCTTCAGTGGCTCCCTAAG caCCATATCCTCTGCTTTTAATTCACTGGCAACTGTTACAATGGAAGACTTGATTCGACCCTGGTTCCCTCATTTCTCTGAAGTCCGGGCCACCATGCTTTCCAGAATCATCG cCTTTGGCTATGGGCTGCTTTGTCTGGGAATGGCCTATATTTCCTCCCAGATGGGACCTGTGCTGCAG GCAGCAATCAGCATCTTCGGTATGGTTGGGGGCCCGCTGCTCGGACTCTTCTGCCTTGGGATGTTCTTTCCTTGTGCCAATCCTCCT GGTGCCATCGTGGGCCTGTTGGCTGGACTGATCATGGCCTTCTGGATCGGCATTGGGAGCACAGTGAGCAGCCTGGGCTCTGGCAGAGCGCCCACTCCCTCTAATGGGTCCAGCTTTTCCCTGCCCAGCAATCTGACTGCTGTCACCATGGCCACACTGATGCCCTCGACTACTATCTCCAA ACCCACAGGGCTACAGCGGCTCTATTCCCTGTCGTATTTATGGTACAGCGCTCACAACTCCACCACGGTCATTGTGGTGGGCCTGGCTGTCAGTCTGCTCAGTG GCGGAATGCGGGGCCGGACCCTGAACCCTCGGACCATTTACCCAGTGTTGCCGAAACTCGTTGCCCTCCTGCCCATGTCCTGTCAGAAGCGACTTCACTGCAGAACCCACAGCCAG GATCTCTCTGTGGACACGGCTGTGTTTCCGGAGAAGGTGAGCAACGGGATGCTGAGGGGCAGCAGAGACAAGGAGGCCGTGGATGTGCCTGAGGAAGGCCCAGCCCCCCAGGGGATCAGCCCCACCTTCATCGTTCAGGAGACCTCACTGTGA